In Eubalaena glacialis isolate mEubGla1 chromosome 4, mEubGla1.1.hap2.+ XY, whole genome shotgun sequence, one DNA window encodes the following:
- the FCHO1 gene encoding F-BAR domain only protein 1 isoform X5, whose amino-acid sequence MSYFGEYFWGEKNHGFEVLYHSVKQGPISTKELADFIRERATIEETYSKAMAKLSKLASNGTSVGTFAPLWEVFRVSSDKLALCHLELTRKLQDLIKDVLRYGEEQLKAQKKCKEEAVGTLDAVQVLAGVSQLLPKSRENYLNRCMDQERLRRESTSQKEMDKAETKTKKAAESLRRSVEKYNSARADFEQKMLDSALRFQAMEETHLRQMKALLGSYAHSVEDTHVQIGQVHEEFKQNIENISVEMLLRKFAESKGTGQEKPGPLDFEAYSAAALQEAVKRLRGAKAFRLPGLSRREREPPAAVDSLEPDSGTCPEVDEEGFTVRPDVTQNSTAEPSRFSSSDSDFDDEEPRKFYVHIKPAQARAPTCSPEAAAAQLRATAGSLILPPGPGGTMKRHSSRDTAGKLQRPRSAPRAGSCAEKLQSDEQVSRNLFGPPLESAFDHEDFTDSWVPRPGTPQSPPTCRVPPPESRGTQPLLPSDSPQPLAPSPGPWGVEAVAGGDLMPVPADLAAREGLAAPPRRLRSRKASCPLMRSNGDLSRSLSPSPLGSSAPSNIPERPSFSFQAGHGVSRGPSPVVLGSQDALPVATAFTEYVHAYFRGHNPSCLARVTGELTMTFPAGIVRVFSGTPPPPVLSFRLVHTAPIEHFHPNADLLFSDPSQSDPETKDFWLNMAALTEALQRQAEQNPAASYYNVVLLRYQFSRPGAQSVPLQLSTHWQCGATLTQVSVEYSYRPGATAVPTPLTNVQILLPVGEPVTNVRLQPAATWNLEEKRLLWKLPDVSETGGSGRLSASWEPCSGPSTPSPVAAQFTSEGATLSGVDLELVGSGYRMSLVKRRFATGMYLVS is encoded by the exons GGAGAGAAGAACCATGGCTTTGAGGTCCTGTACCACAGTGTGAAGCAGGGGCCCATCTCCACCAAGGAGCTGGCAGACTTCATCCGGGAGAG GGCCACCATCGAGGAGACCTACTCGAAGGCAATGGCAAAACTTTCCAAGCTGGCCAGCAACGGGACCTCGGTGGG GACCTTCGCCCCACTCTGGGAGGTCTTCCGAGTCTCCTCAGACAAGCTGGCGCTCTGCCACCTGGAGCTGACACGGAAGCTGCAGGACCTCATCAAGGACGTGCTCCGCTACGGCGAGGAACAGCTTAAGGCACAGAAGAAG TGCAAAGAGGAAGCGGTGGGCACCCTGGACGCTGTGCAGGTCCTTGCAGGCGTCAGCCAGCTCCTGCCCAAGTCCCGCGAGAACTACCTGAACCGTTGCATGGACCAGGAGCGGCTGCGGAGGGAGAGCACCAGCCAGAAGGAGATGGACAAG GCAGAGACCAAGACCAAGAAGGCAGCAGAGAGCCTGCGGCGTTCAGTGGAGAAGTACAACTCAGCCCGTGCTGACTTCGAGCAGAAGATGCTGGACTCAGCTCTG CGCTTCCAAGCCATGGAGGAGACCCACCTGCGGCAAATGAAGGCACTGCTGGGCTCTTATGCTCACTCAGTGGAGGACACCCATGTGCAGATTGGGCAG GTACATGAGGAGTTTAAGCAGAACATAGAAAACATCAGCGTGGAGATGCTGCTGAGGAAGTTTGCAGAGAGCAAGGGCACAGGCCAGGAGAAGCCTG ggcctttggaCTTTGAGGCGTACAGTGCGGCTGCCCTGCAGGAAG CAGTGAAACGTTTGCGGGGAGCCAAGGCCTTTCGCCTCCCAGGACTGAGCCGGCGGGAGCGGGAGCCACCTGCAGCTGT AGATTCCCTGGAGCCCGATTCAGGG ACATGTCCAGAGGTGGATGAAGAAGGTTTCACTGTCCGGCCTGATGTGACCCAGAACA GCACAGCGGAGCCCTCCCGCTTCTCATCCAGCGACTCCGATTTTGATGATGAGGAGCCCCGCAAATTCTACGTGCACATCAAGCCCGCCCAGGCCCGGGCCCCAACCTGCAGCCCCGAGGCAGCTGCAGCACAGCTTAGGGCCACAGCTGGCAGCCTCATCCTTCCTCCTGGCCCAGGG GGCACCATGAAACGCCATTCTTCAC GGGACACTGCTGGGAAACTACAGAGGCCTCGATCTGCCCCAAGGGCTGGCAG CTGTGCAGAGAAGCTGCAATCGGATGAGCAGGTTTCCAGGAACCTCTTTGGGCCTCCCTTAGAGTCCGCCTTTGACCATGAAGATTTCA CGGATTCCTGGGTTCCCCGCCCGGGCACCCCACAGAGCCCACCTACCTGTAGGGTGCCGCCCCCAGAGTCGAGGGGGACGCAGCCCCTGCTGCCATCAGACTCACCACAGCCCCTTGCACCATCCCCGGGTCCCTGGGGGGTGGAGGCTGTGGCTGGAGGAG ACTTGATGCCTGTACCTGCTGACCTTGCAGCCAGGGAGGGCCTGGCAGCCCCACCCCGGAGACTTCGCTCCAGGAAAGCATCCTGTCCCCTCATGCGCAGCAACGGGGACCTG TCTCGTTCCCTGAGCCCCTCCCCACTGGGCTCTTCAGCCCCCAGCAACATCCCAGAACGGCCCAGCTTCTCATTCCAGGCAGGACATG gagTCTCCCGGGGCCCAAGCCCTGTGGTCCTGGGCTCCCAGGATGCCCTGCCCGTGGCCACTGCCTTCACTGAGTATGTCCACGCCTACTTCCGTGGCCACAACCCCAG CTGCCTGGCTCGAGTAACTGGGGAGCTGACCATGACCTTCCCTGCTGGTATCGTGCGTGTGTTCAGCGGAACCCCGCCCCCACCGGTCCTCAGCTTCCGCCTCGTGCACACGGCCCCCATTGAGCACTTCCACCCCAATGCTGACCTGCTCTTCAG TGACCCCTCCCAGAGCGACCCTGAGACCAAAGACTTCTGGCTCAACATGGCGGCTCTGACTGAAGCCCTGCAGCGTCAGGCAGAACAGAATCCAGCTGCCTCCTACTACAACGTAGTGCTGCTGCGGTACCAG TTCTCCCGCCCCGGTGCCCAGTCCGTGCCTCTGCAGCTGAGCACCCACTGGCAGTGCGGGGCGACCCTCACTCAGGTCTCGGTGGAGTACAGCTACCGGCCTGGTGCCACGGCCGTGCCCACGCCACTCACCAATGTCCAGATCCTGCTGCCCGTAGGGGAGCCTGTGACCAACGTCCGCCTGCAGCCGGCTGCCACCTG GAACCTGGAGGAGAAGCGGCTCCTATGGAAGCTTCCGGATGTGTCCGAGACAGGGG GCTCTGGCCGCCTGTCTGCCAGCTGGGAGCCATGCTCGGGGCCCAGCACACCCAGCCCTGTGGCTGCTCAGTTCACCAGCGAGGGGGCCACTCTGTCCGGCGTGGACCTGGAGCTGGTGGGGAGTGGCTACCGCATGTCACTGGTAAAGAGAAGGTTCGCCACAG GGATGTACCTGGTGAGCTGA
- the FCHO1 gene encoding F-BAR domain only protein 1 isoform X7, producing MSYFGEYFWGEKNHGFEVLYHSVKQGPISTKELADFIRERATIEETYSKAMAKLSKLASNGTSVGTFAPLWEVFRVSSDKLALCHLELTRKLQDLIKDVLRYGEEQLKAQKKCKEEAVGTLDAVQVLAGVSQLLPKSRENYLNRCMDQERLRRESTSQKEMDKAETKTKKAAESLRRSVEKYNSARADFEQKMLDSALRFQAMEETHLRQMKALLGSYAHSVEDTHVQIGQVHEEFKQNIENISVEMLLRKFAESKGTGQEKPGPLDFEAYSAAALQEAVKRLRGAKAFRLPGLSRREREPPAAVDSLEPDSGTCPEVDEEGFTVRPDVTQNSTAEPSRFSSSDSDFDDEEPRKFYVHIKPAQARAPTCSPEAAAAQLRATAGSLILPPGPGGTMKRHSSRDTAGKLQRPRSAPRAGSCAEKLQSDEQVSRNLFGPPLESAFDHEDFTDLMPVPADLAAREGLAAPPRRLRSRKASCPLMRSNGDLSRSLSPSPLGSSAPSNIPERPSFSFQAGHGVSRGPSPVVLGSQDALPVATAFTEYVHAYFRGHNPSCLARVTGELTMTFPAGIVRVFSGTPPPPVLSFRLVHTAPIEHFHPNADLLFSDPSQSDPETKDFWLNMAALTEALQRQAEQNPAASYYNVVLLRYQFSRPGAQSVPLQLSTHWQCGATLTQVSVEYSYRPGATAVPTPLTNVQILLPVGEPVTNVRLQPAATWNLEEKRLLWKLPDVSETGGSGRLSASWEPCSGPSTPSPVAAQFTSEGATLSGVDLELVGSGYRMSLVKRRFATGMYLVS from the exons GGAGAGAAGAACCATGGCTTTGAGGTCCTGTACCACAGTGTGAAGCAGGGGCCCATCTCCACCAAGGAGCTGGCAGACTTCATCCGGGAGAG GGCCACCATCGAGGAGACCTACTCGAAGGCAATGGCAAAACTTTCCAAGCTGGCCAGCAACGGGACCTCGGTGGG GACCTTCGCCCCACTCTGGGAGGTCTTCCGAGTCTCCTCAGACAAGCTGGCGCTCTGCCACCTGGAGCTGACACGGAAGCTGCAGGACCTCATCAAGGACGTGCTCCGCTACGGCGAGGAACAGCTTAAGGCACAGAAGAAG TGCAAAGAGGAAGCGGTGGGCACCCTGGACGCTGTGCAGGTCCTTGCAGGCGTCAGCCAGCTCCTGCCCAAGTCCCGCGAGAACTACCTGAACCGTTGCATGGACCAGGAGCGGCTGCGGAGGGAGAGCACCAGCCAGAAGGAGATGGACAAG GCAGAGACCAAGACCAAGAAGGCAGCAGAGAGCCTGCGGCGTTCAGTGGAGAAGTACAACTCAGCCCGTGCTGACTTCGAGCAGAAGATGCTGGACTCAGCTCTG CGCTTCCAAGCCATGGAGGAGACCCACCTGCGGCAAATGAAGGCACTGCTGGGCTCTTATGCTCACTCAGTGGAGGACACCCATGTGCAGATTGGGCAG GTACATGAGGAGTTTAAGCAGAACATAGAAAACATCAGCGTGGAGATGCTGCTGAGGAAGTTTGCAGAGAGCAAGGGCACAGGCCAGGAGAAGCCTG ggcctttggaCTTTGAGGCGTACAGTGCGGCTGCCCTGCAGGAAG CAGTGAAACGTTTGCGGGGAGCCAAGGCCTTTCGCCTCCCAGGACTGAGCCGGCGGGAGCGGGAGCCACCTGCAGCTGT AGATTCCCTGGAGCCCGATTCAGGG ACATGTCCAGAGGTGGATGAAGAAGGTTTCACTGTCCGGCCTGATGTGACCCAGAACA GCACAGCGGAGCCCTCCCGCTTCTCATCCAGCGACTCCGATTTTGATGATGAGGAGCCCCGCAAATTCTACGTGCACATCAAGCCCGCCCAGGCCCGGGCCCCAACCTGCAGCCCCGAGGCAGCTGCAGCACAGCTTAGGGCCACAGCTGGCAGCCTCATCCTTCCTCCTGGCCCAGGG GGCACCATGAAACGCCATTCTTCAC GGGACACTGCTGGGAAACTACAGAGGCCTCGATCTGCCCCAAGGGCTGGCAG CTGTGCAGAGAAGCTGCAATCGGATGAGCAGGTTTCCAGGAACCTCTTTGGGCCTCCCTTAGAGTCCGCCTTTGACCATGAAGATTTCACAG ACTTGATGCCTGTACCTGCTGACCTTGCAGCCAGGGAGGGCCTGGCAGCCCCACCCCGGAGACTTCGCTCCAGGAAAGCATCCTGTCCCCTCATGCGCAGCAACGGGGACCTG TCTCGTTCCCTGAGCCCCTCCCCACTGGGCTCTTCAGCCCCCAGCAACATCCCAGAACGGCCCAGCTTCTCATTCCAGGCAGGACATG gagTCTCCCGGGGCCCAAGCCCTGTGGTCCTGGGCTCCCAGGATGCCCTGCCCGTGGCCACTGCCTTCACTGAGTATGTCCACGCCTACTTCCGTGGCCACAACCCCAG CTGCCTGGCTCGAGTAACTGGGGAGCTGACCATGACCTTCCCTGCTGGTATCGTGCGTGTGTTCAGCGGAACCCCGCCCCCACCGGTCCTCAGCTTCCGCCTCGTGCACACGGCCCCCATTGAGCACTTCCACCCCAATGCTGACCTGCTCTTCAG TGACCCCTCCCAGAGCGACCCTGAGACCAAAGACTTCTGGCTCAACATGGCGGCTCTGACTGAAGCCCTGCAGCGTCAGGCAGAACAGAATCCAGCTGCCTCCTACTACAACGTAGTGCTGCTGCGGTACCAG TTCTCCCGCCCCGGTGCCCAGTCCGTGCCTCTGCAGCTGAGCACCCACTGGCAGTGCGGGGCGACCCTCACTCAGGTCTCGGTGGAGTACAGCTACCGGCCTGGTGCCACGGCCGTGCCCACGCCACTCACCAATGTCCAGATCCTGCTGCCCGTAGGGGAGCCTGTGACCAACGTCCGCCTGCAGCCGGCTGCCACCTG GAACCTGGAGGAGAAGCGGCTCCTATGGAAGCTTCCGGATGTGTCCGAGACAGGGG GCTCTGGCCGCCTGTCTGCCAGCTGGGAGCCATGCTCGGGGCCCAGCACACCCAGCCCTGTGGCTGCTCAGTTCACCAGCGAGGGGGCCACTCTGTCCGGCGTGGACCTGGAGCTGGTGGGGAGTGGCTACCGCATGTCACTGGTAAAGAGAAGGTTCGCCACAG GGATGTACCTGGTGAGCTGA
- the FCHO1 gene encoding F-BAR domain only protein 1 isoform X3, with protein sequence MSYFGEYFWGEKNHGFEVLYHSVKQGPISTKELADFIRERATIEETYSKAMAKLSKLASNGTSVGTFAPLWEVFRVSSDKLALCHLELTRKLQDLIKDVLRYGEEQLKAQKKVLAGVSQLLPKSRENYLNRCMDQERLRRESTSQKEMDKAETKTKKAAESLRRSVEKYNSARADFEQKMLDSALRFQAMEETHLRQMKALLGSYAHSVEDTHVQIGQVHEEFKQNIENISVEMLLRKFAESKGTGQEKPGPLDFEAYSAAALQEAVKRLRGAKAFRLPGLSRREREPPAAVDSLEPDSGTCPEVDEEGFTVRPDVTQNSTAEPSRFSSSDSDFDDEEPRKFYVHIKPAQARAPTCSPEAAAAQLRATAGSLILPPGPGGTMKRHSSRDTAGKLQRPRSAPRAGSCAEKLQSDEQVSRNLFGPPLESAFDHEDFTGSSSLGFTSSPSPFSSSSPENVEDSGLDSPSHAAPGPSPDSWVPRPGTPQSPPTCRVPPPESRGTQPLLPSDSPQPLAPSPGPWGVEAVAGGDLMPVPADLAAREGLAAPPRRLRSRKASCPLMRSNGDLSRSLSPSPLGSSAPSNIPERPSFSFQAGHGVSRGPSPVVLGSQDALPVATAFTEYVHAYFRGHNPSCLARVTGELTMTFPAGIVRVFSGTPPPPVLSFRLVHTAPIEHFHPNADLLFSDPSQSDPETKDFWLNMAALTEALQRQAEQNPAASYYNVVLLRYQFSRPGAQSVPLQLSTHWQCGATLTQVSVEYSYRPGATAVPTPLTNVQILLPVGEPVTNVRLQPAATWNLEEKRLLWKLPDVSETGGSGRLSASWEPCSGPSTPSPVAAQFTSEGATLSGVDLELVGSGYRMSLVKRRFATGMYLVS encoded by the exons GGAGAGAAGAACCATGGCTTTGAGGTCCTGTACCACAGTGTGAAGCAGGGGCCCATCTCCACCAAGGAGCTGGCAGACTTCATCCGGGAGAG GGCCACCATCGAGGAGACCTACTCGAAGGCAATGGCAAAACTTTCCAAGCTGGCCAGCAACGGGACCTCGGTGGG GACCTTCGCCCCACTCTGGGAGGTCTTCCGAGTCTCCTCAGACAAGCTGGCGCTCTGCCACCTGGAGCTGACACGGAAGCTGCAGGACCTCATCAAGGACGTGCTCCGCTACGGCGAGGAACAGCTTAAGGCACAGAAGAAG GTCCTTGCAGGCGTCAGCCAGCTCCTGCCCAAGTCCCGCGAGAACTACCTGAACCGTTGCATGGACCAGGAGCGGCTGCGGAGGGAGAGCACCAGCCAGAAGGAGATGGACAAG GCAGAGACCAAGACCAAGAAGGCAGCAGAGAGCCTGCGGCGTTCAGTGGAGAAGTACAACTCAGCCCGTGCTGACTTCGAGCAGAAGATGCTGGACTCAGCTCTG CGCTTCCAAGCCATGGAGGAGACCCACCTGCGGCAAATGAAGGCACTGCTGGGCTCTTATGCTCACTCAGTGGAGGACACCCATGTGCAGATTGGGCAG GTACATGAGGAGTTTAAGCAGAACATAGAAAACATCAGCGTGGAGATGCTGCTGAGGAAGTTTGCAGAGAGCAAGGGCACAGGCCAGGAGAAGCCTG ggcctttggaCTTTGAGGCGTACAGTGCGGCTGCCCTGCAGGAAG CAGTGAAACGTTTGCGGGGAGCCAAGGCCTTTCGCCTCCCAGGACTGAGCCGGCGGGAGCGGGAGCCACCTGCAGCTGT AGATTCCCTGGAGCCCGATTCAGGG ACATGTCCAGAGGTGGATGAAGAAGGTTTCACTGTCCGGCCTGATGTGACCCAGAACA GCACAGCGGAGCCCTCCCGCTTCTCATCCAGCGACTCCGATTTTGATGATGAGGAGCCCCGCAAATTCTACGTGCACATCAAGCCCGCCCAGGCCCGGGCCCCAACCTGCAGCCCCGAGGCAGCTGCAGCACAGCTTAGGGCCACAGCTGGCAGCCTCATCCTTCCTCCTGGCCCAGGG GGCACCATGAAACGCCATTCTTCAC GGGACACTGCTGGGAAACTACAGAGGCCTCGATCTGCCCCAAGGGCTGGCAG CTGTGCAGAGAAGCTGCAATCGGATGAGCAGGTTTCCAGGAACCTCTTTGGGCCTCCCTTAGAGTCCGCCTTTGACCATGAAGATTTCACAG gctcTAGCAGTCTTGGCTTCACCTCCAGCCCCTcgcctttctcttcctcgtcgCCCGAGAACGTGGAGGACTCCGGCCTGGACTCACCGTCCCACGCGGCACCCGGCCCCTCCCCGGATTCCTGGGTTCCCCGCCCGGGCACCCCACAGAGCCCACCTACCTGTAGGGTGCCGCCCCCAGAGTCGAGGGGGACGCAGCCCCTGCTGCCATCAGACTCACCACAGCCCCTTGCACCATCCCCGGGTCCCTGGGGGGTGGAGGCTGTGGCTGGAGGAG ACTTGATGCCTGTACCTGCTGACCTTGCAGCCAGGGAGGGCCTGGCAGCCCCACCCCGGAGACTTCGCTCCAGGAAAGCATCCTGTCCCCTCATGCGCAGCAACGGGGACCTG TCTCGTTCCCTGAGCCCCTCCCCACTGGGCTCTTCAGCCCCCAGCAACATCCCAGAACGGCCCAGCTTCTCATTCCAGGCAGGACATG gagTCTCCCGGGGCCCAAGCCCTGTGGTCCTGGGCTCCCAGGATGCCCTGCCCGTGGCCACTGCCTTCACTGAGTATGTCCACGCCTACTTCCGTGGCCACAACCCCAG CTGCCTGGCTCGAGTAACTGGGGAGCTGACCATGACCTTCCCTGCTGGTATCGTGCGTGTGTTCAGCGGAACCCCGCCCCCACCGGTCCTCAGCTTCCGCCTCGTGCACACGGCCCCCATTGAGCACTTCCACCCCAATGCTGACCTGCTCTTCAG TGACCCCTCCCAGAGCGACCCTGAGACCAAAGACTTCTGGCTCAACATGGCGGCTCTGACTGAAGCCCTGCAGCGTCAGGCAGAACAGAATCCAGCTGCCTCCTACTACAACGTAGTGCTGCTGCGGTACCAG TTCTCCCGCCCCGGTGCCCAGTCCGTGCCTCTGCAGCTGAGCACCCACTGGCAGTGCGGGGCGACCCTCACTCAGGTCTCGGTGGAGTACAGCTACCGGCCTGGTGCCACGGCCGTGCCCACGCCACTCACCAATGTCCAGATCCTGCTGCCCGTAGGGGAGCCTGTGACCAACGTCCGCCTGCAGCCGGCTGCCACCTG GAACCTGGAGGAGAAGCGGCTCCTATGGAAGCTTCCGGATGTGTCCGAGACAGGGG GCTCTGGCCGCCTGTCTGCCAGCTGGGAGCCATGCTCGGGGCCCAGCACACCCAGCCCTGTGGCTGCTCAGTTCACCAGCGAGGGGGCCACTCTGTCCGGCGTGGACCTGGAGCTGGTGGGGAGTGGCTACCGCATGTCACTGGTAAAGAGAAGGTTCGCCACAG GGATGTACCTGGTGAGCTGA
- the FCHO1 gene encoding F-BAR domain only protein 1 isoform X2, whose amino-acid sequence MSYFGEYFWGEKNHGFEVLYHSVKQGPISTKELADFIRERATIEETYSKAMAKLSKLASNGTSVGTFAPLWEVFRVSSDKLALCHLELTRKLQDLIKDVLRYGEEQLKAQKKCKEEAVGTLDAVQVLAGVSQLLPKSRENYLNRCMDQERLRRESTSQKEMDKAETKTKKAAESLRRSVEKYNSARADFEQKMLDSALRFQAMEETHLRQMKALLGSYAHSVEDTHVQIGQVHEEFKQNIENISVEMLLRKFAESKGTGQEKPGPLDFEAYSAAALQEAVKRLRGAKAFRLPGLSRREREPPAAVDSLEPDSGTCPEVDEEGFTVRPDVTQNSTAEPSRFSSSDSDFDDEEPRKFYVHIKPAQARAPTCSPEAAAAQLRATAGSLILPPGPGGTMKRHSSRDTAGKLQRPRSAPRAGSCAEKLQSDEQVSRNLFGPPLESAFDHEDFTGSSSLGFTSSPSPFSSSSPENVEDSGLDSPSHAAPGPSPDSWVPRPGTPQSPPTCRVPPPESRGTQPLLPSDSPQPLAPSPGPWGVEAVAGGDLMPVPADLAAREGLAAPPRRLRSRKASCPLMRSNGDLSRSLSPSPLGSSAPSNIPERPSFSFQAGHGVSRGPSPVVLGSQDALPVATAFTEYVHAYFRGHNPSCLARVTGELTMTFPAGIVRVFSGTPPPPVLSFRLVHTAPIEHFHPNADLLFSDPSQSDPETKDFWLNMAALTEALQRQAEQNPAASYYNVVLLRYQSVPLQLSTHWQCGATLTQVSVEYSYRPGATAVPTPLTNVQILLPVGEPVTNVRLQPAATWNLEEKRLLWKLPDVSETGGSGRLSASWEPCSGPSTPSPVAAQFTSEGATLSGVDLELVGSGYRMSLVKRRFATGMYLVS is encoded by the exons GGAGAGAAGAACCATGGCTTTGAGGTCCTGTACCACAGTGTGAAGCAGGGGCCCATCTCCACCAAGGAGCTGGCAGACTTCATCCGGGAGAG GGCCACCATCGAGGAGACCTACTCGAAGGCAATGGCAAAACTTTCCAAGCTGGCCAGCAACGGGACCTCGGTGGG GACCTTCGCCCCACTCTGGGAGGTCTTCCGAGTCTCCTCAGACAAGCTGGCGCTCTGCCACCTGGAGCTGACACGGAAGCTGCAGGACCTCATCAAGGACGTGCTCCGCTACGGCGAGGAACAGCTTAAGGCACAGAAGAAG TGCAAAGAGGAAGCGGTGGGCACCCTGGACGCTGTGCAGGTCCTTGCAGGCGTCAGCCAGCTCCTGCCCAAGTCCCGCGAGAACTACCTGAACCGTTGCATGGACCAGGAGCGGCTGCGGAGGGAGAGCACCAGCCAGAAGGAGATGGACAAG GCAGAGACCAAGACCAAGAAGGCAGCAGAGAGCCTGCGGCGTTCAGTGGAGAAGTACAACTCAGCCCGTGCTGACTTCGAGCAGAAGATGCTGGACTCAGCTCTG CGCTTCCAAGCCATGGAGGAGACCCACCTGCGGCAAATGAAGGCACTGCTGGGCTCTTATGCTCACTCAGTGGAGGACACCCATGTGCAGATTGGGCAG GTACATGAGGAGTTTAAGCAGAACATAGAAAACATCAGCGTGGAGATGCTGCTGAGGAAGTTTGCAGAGAGCAAGGGCACAGGCCAGGAGAAGCCTG ggcctttggaCTTTGAGGCGTACAGTGCGGCTGCCCTGCAGGAAG CAGTGAAACGTTTGCGGGGAGCCAAGGCCTTTCGCCTCCCAGGACTGAGCCGGCGGGAGCGGGAGCCACCTGCAGCTGT AGATTCCCTGGAGCCCGATTCAGGG ACATGTCCAGAGGTGGATGAAGAAGGTTTCACTGTCCGGCCTGATGTGACCCAGAACA GCACAGCGGAGCCCTCCCGCTTCTCATCCAGCGACTCCGATTTTGATGATGAGGAGCCCCGCAAATTCTACGTGCACATCAAGCCCGCCCAGGCCCGGGCCCCAACCTGCAGCCCCGAGGCAGCTGCAGCACAGCTTAGGGCCACAGCTGGCAGCCTCATCCTTCCTCCTGGCCCAGGG GGCACCATGAAACGCCATTCTTCAC GGGACACTGCTGGGAAACTACAGAGGCCTCGATCTGCCCCAAGGGCTGGCAG CTGTGCAGAGAAGCTGCAATCGGATGAGCAGGTTTCCAGGAACCTCTTTGGGCCTCCCTTAGAGTCCGCCTTTGACCATGAAGATTTCACAG gctcTAGCAGTCTTGGCTTCACCTCCAGCCCCTcgcctttctcttcctcgtcgCCCGAGAACGTGGAGGACTCCGGCCTGGACTCACCGTCCCACGCGGCACCCGGCCCCTCCCCGGATTCCTGGGTTCCCCGCCCGGGCACCCCACAGAGCCCACCTACCTGTAGGGTGCCGCCCCCAGAGTCGAGGGGGACGCAGCCCCTGCTGCCATCAGACTCACCACAGCCCCTTGCACCATCCCCGGGTCCCTGGGGGGTGGAGGCTGTGGCTGGAGGAG ACTTGATGCCTGTACCTGCTGACCTTGCAGCCAGGGAGGGCCTGGCAGCCCCACCCCGGAGACTTCGCTCCAGGAAAGCATCCTGTCCCCTCATGCGCAGCAACGGGGACCTG TCTCGTTCCCTGAGCCCCTCCCCACTGGGCTCTTCAGCCCCCAGCAACATCCCAGAACGGCCCAGCTTCTCATTCCAGGCAGGACATG gagTCTCCCGGGGCCCAAGCCCTGTGGTCCTGGGCTCCCAGGATGCCCTGCCCGTGGCCACTGCCTTCACTGAGTATGTCCACGCCTACTTCCGTGGCCACAACCCCAG CTGCCTGGCTCGAGTAACTGGGGAGCTGACCATGACCTTCCCTGCTGGTATCGTGCGTGTGTTCAGCGGAACCCCGCCCCCACCGGTCCTCAGCTTCCGCCTCGTGCACACGGCCCCCATTGAGCACTTCCACCCCAATGCTGACCTGCTCTTCAG TGACCCCTCCCAGAGCGACCCTGAGACCAAAGACTTCTGGCTCAACATGGCGGCTCTGACTGAAGCCCTGCAGCGTCAGGCAGAACAGAATCCAGCTGCCTCCTACTACAACGTAGTGCTGCTGCGGTACCAG TCCGTGCCTCTGCAGCTGAGCACCCACTGGCAGTGCGGGGCGACCCTCACTCAGGTCTCGGTGGAGTACAGCTACCGGCCTGGTGCCACGGCCGTGCCCACGCCACTCACCAATGTCCAGATCCTGCTGCCCGTAGGGGAGCCTGTGACCAACGTCCGCCTGCAGCCGGCTGCCACCTG GAACCTGGAGGAGAAGCGGCTCCTATGGAAGCTTCCGGATGTGTCCGAGACAGGGG GCTCTGGCCGCCTGTCTGCCAGCTGGGAGCCATGCTCGGGGCCCAGCACACCCAGCCCTGTGGCTGCTCAGTTCACCAGCGAGGGGGCCACTCTGTCCGGCGTGGACCTGGAGCTGGTGGGGAGTGGCTACCGCATGTCACTGGTAAAGAGAAGGTTCGCCACAG GGATGTACCTGGTGAGCTGA